One Brevibacterium spongiae DNA segment encodes these proteins:
- a CDS encoding acyl-CoA thioesterase: protein MTDEAPTEAEANVAQLHELLDLQRLEFTSASSETDFFVGHSQYKPDGRVFGGQVLAQCVIAAAQTLPADRLIHSLHGYFLRAGDVSEPIEFGVERLRDGRSFSARRVHAYQKGAPILSLSASFQDQQPGLEHAEKMPKGLPGPEDCPELLDYIGDSDSAMVTDWLRKRPFEFRPVEPSLRTSGVSDPSITEEHTWFRASAPFGDDPVLNAAALAYASDFNLLEPVLRQHRLTWETPGLRVASLDHAMWWHSPIRVDEWMLYVQESPAAQGGRGLGYGRIFAQDGTLLATVAQEGMVRVKETR, encoded by the coding sequence ATGACCGACGAAGCACCCACCGAGGCCGAAGCGAATGTGGCCCAGCTCCATGAGCTCCTCGATCTGCAGCGGCTCGAGTTCACATCGGCATCGAGCGAAACGGACTTCTTCGTCGGCCACAGCCAATACAAGCCCGATGGTCGGGTCTTCGGCGGTCAGGTGTTGGCACAGTGCGTGATCGCGGCGGCACAGACTCTTCCCGCCGACCGGCTCATCCACTCCCTGCACGGCTACTTCCTGCGCGCCGGAGACGTCAGCGAACCGATCGAGTTCGGTGTCGAACGCCTGCGCGACGGCCGTTCGTTCTCCGCCCGGCGGGTGCACGCCTACCAGAAGGGCGCGCCGATCCTCTCGCTCAGCGCCTCGTTCCAAGATCAGCAGCCCGGCCTCGAACACGCCGAGAAGATGCCTAAGGGACTGCCGGGACCCGAGGACTGCCCGGAGCTGCTCGACTACATCGGCGACAGCGATTCCGCGATGGTCACCGATTGGCTGCGCAAACGGCCCTTCGAGTTCCGTCCTGTCGAGCCTTCGCTGCGCACTTCGGGAGTCTCCGATCCGTCGATCACCGAGGAGCACACCTGGTTCCGCGCCAGCGCACCCTTCGGCGACGACCCGGTTCTCAATGCCGCGGCCCTCGCCTATGCCAGCGACTTCAATCTCCTCGAACCGGTCCTGCGACAGCACAGGCTGACATGGGAGACTCCCGGCCTGCGGGTGGCCAGTCTCGATCACGCCATGTGGTGGCACAGCCCCATCAGGGTCGACGAGTGGATGCTCTATGTCCAGGAATCACCGGCCGCCCAGGGCGGACGCGGACTCGGCTACGGACGGATCTTCGCCCAGGACGGCACTCTTCTGGCTACGGTGGCACAAGAGGGCATGGTGCGGGTCAAGGAGACTCGGTGA
- a CDS encoding acyl-CoA thioesterase, whose amino-acid sequence MHSGATDPILTDFTRVLLELRWGDMDAYGHVNNVTQLKLLEEARVRALGSPTHSSDAPTTPGRHGVADMVSGVEIPTVFADASATTELLVASHAIEYRRPIPYRTGPIAVDLVISEVKAASVTVGYVICEPDGSQEYTVAETVVVFIDIASGHPRRLSDSEITAMESVLGTPVPLRRTRR is encoded by the coding sequence ATGCACTCAGGCGCCACCGACCCGATTCTCACCGACTTCACCCGTGTACTGCTGGAGCTGAGATGGGGTGATATGGACGCCTACGGGCACGTCAATAACGTCACCCAGCTGAAGCTGCTCGAAGAGGCGCGTGTGCGGGCCTTGGGTTCGCCCACCCACAGCTCCGATGCACCGACGACCCCCGGCCGTCATGGTGTGGCGGACATGGTCAGCGGAGTGGAGATCCCCACGGTCTTCGCCGATGCCTCGGCGACGACCGAACTGCTCGTGGCCTCTCACGCGATCGAATATCGGCGACCGATCCCTTATCGGACCGGGCCCATCGCTGTCGATCTCGTCATCAGCGAGGTCAAGGCCGCCTCGGTGACGGTGGGCTATGTCATCTGCGAACCGGACGGTTCCCAGGAGTACACGGTCGCTGAGACCGTCGTCGTCTTCATCGACATCGCCAGCGGACATCCGCGCCGCCTCAGCGATTCCGAGATCACCGCCATGGAATCCGTCCTCGGCACCCCGGTTCCGCTGCGCAGGACTCGCCGATGA
- a CDS encoding globin — protein MTQTADGSVFAAVGGHETFSRLVDVFYQHVDADAQLIAMYPDGHELEGAKHRLQTFLEQYFGGPSTYQEERGHPRLRMRHFDYPIDFDARDRWLRCMRAALDDVGLAPLYDEMFWDYFQRAATAMVNSANPNIR, from the coding sequence ATGACGCAGACAGCTGACGGTTCGGTATTCGCCGCCGTCGGGGGCCATGAGACCTTCAGCCGCCTCGTCGATGTGTTCTACCAGCACGTCGACGCGGATGCTCAGCTTATCGCGATGTACCCGGACGGTCATGAACTCGAGGGAGCGAAGCATCGCCTGCAGACGTTCCTCGAACAGTACTTCGGCGGCCCGTCGACGTATCAGGAGGAGAGGGGGCATCCGCGGCTGCGAATGCGGCATTTCGACTATCCGATCGACTTCGACGCCCGTGACCGGTGGCTGCGGTGCATGCGTGCAGCTCTCGACGATGTCGGTCTGGCTCCGCTCTATGACGAGATGTTCTGGGACTACTTCCAGCGCGCCGCGACTGCGATGGTGAATTCGGCGAATCCGAACATCCGCTGA
- a CDS encoding mechanosensitive ion channel family protein: MTSDAMESTVQAASDFDWSFLLGAPLRITVIIIGAIVINLIVRLFIRRFTTAVAKGTVGSEKAEGAGLAKFSSTALEAQRTGIDQQTIKERRAQRAKTVGRMLSSVTTILLSAIAALMILDALNFNIAPILASAGIAGVAIAFGAQELVRDYLSGFFIVIEDQYGIGDTVDLGEAVGEVEDVGLRRTQVRDLTGTLWHVRNGEILRVGNLSQGWARAVLDIPIDYRTTMDDFREMTEEITRTLRQDHEINKAMLENPEIAGVQSLSGSYRVIRTMIKTKPNQQWLVERAFRAALMTELAKRGGQIGMVQETVLRTLPDAEEADSAKKSAGSSDQRNKKATVGAASTARSKTAAADEKPSSLPSDDEIRSTVQEDSPSEGSDDDADS; this comes from the coding sequence ATGACTTCTGACGCAATGGAATCAACTGTTCAAGCTGCAAGTGACTTCGACTGGTCGTTCCTGCTCGGTGCCCCGCTGCGGATCACCGTCATCATCATCGGCGCCATCGTCATCAATCTCATCGTGCGTCTGTTCATCCGCCGGTTCACCACCGCGGTTGCCAAGGGCACGGTCGGGAGCGAGAAGGCCGAGGGCGCCGGGCTGGCCAAGTTCTCGTCCACGGCACTGGAAGCGCAGCGCACCGGAATCGATCAGCAGACGATCAAGGAACGCCGCGCGCAGCGAGCGAAGACCGTCGGACGGATGCTGTCGTCTGTGACGACGATCCTGCTCAGCGCGATCGCAGCGCTGATGATCCTCGATGCCCTGAACTTCAACATCGCCCCGATCCTCGCATCGGCCGGTATCGCCGGTGTCGCCATCGCCTTCGGTGCCCAGGAGCTCGTTCGCGACTACCTGTCCGGCTTCTTCATCGTCATCGAGGACCAATACGGCATCGGTGACACCGTCGACCTCGGCGAGGCTGTCGGAGAGGTCGAGGATGTCGGCCTGCGCCGCACCCAGGTGCGCGACCTGACGGGAACTCTGTGGCATGTGCGCAATGGTGAGATCCTGCGCGTGGGCAACCTCTCCCAGGGCTGGGCTCGCGCCGTCCTCGACATTCCCATCGACTACCGCACCACGATGGACGACTTCCGGGAGATGACGGAGGAGATCACACGCACGCTGCGGCAGGATCACGAGATCAACAAGGCGATGCTTGAGAACCCGGAGATCGCCGGTGTTCAGTCGCTGTCCGGTTCGTACCGCGTCATCCGCACGATGATCAAGACCAAACCGAACCAGCAGTGGCTGGTCGAGCGTGCTTTCCGCGCCGCGCTCATGACCGAGCTGGCCAAGCGGGGCGGACAGATCGGCATGGTGCAGGAGACGGTTCTGCGCACTCTGCCCGATGCCGAGGAAGCAGACTCGGCGAAGAAGTCTGCGGGCTCGTCGGACCAGAGAAACAAGAAGGCCACCGTCGGCGCCGCATCGACCGCACGCTCGAAGACGGCTGCTGCCGATGAGAAGCCCTCGTCGCTGCCCAGCGACGATGAGATCCGCAGCACCGTCCAGGAAGACTCCCCGAGCGAAGGATCAGACGATGACGCAGACAGCTGA
- the pepN gene encoding aminopeptidase N — protein MPQYNLTREEARERSAIVDVTSYDHTLILTGVGESFRVRSRIRFTAVPHSSTFIDAITADVDRVRLNDVDLDLAEVVGPARIELPGLAAENELIVDARFFYMNTGEGLHRFVDPVDDEIYLYSQFEVPDARRVFPVFEQPDIKSPFSFTVVAPEKWTVVSNSPTPTPGDPKETFTELQEEPIDGMAVWQFAPTTPISSYITAVIAGPYRSVHSTLTSSDGSIVPLGLYCRASLLEHLDSDKLFRITKAGFEFFEREFGVSYPFEKYDQLFVPEFNAGAMENAGAVTILENYVFRSRPTEALVERRTVTILHELAHMWFGDLVTMRWWNDLWLNESFAEFMSTLATAEATEFADAWTTFATIEKSWAYRQDQLPSTHPIVAPIEDLADVEVNFDGITYAKGASVLKQLVAWVGRDEFFAGLKAYFDKHAWANTELSDLLDELEATSGRDLARWSQLWLEESGVNLLEAVVETESDAAAGAAGEIITSLRVTQRPWEIDGQPIPSLRPHRLAVGFYSESETGRLVRTHSFSLDIDADSAEVSEAEGLPRPDVIVVNDADLSYAKVRFDDRSMDTAATRLSDFDDSLTQLLVLATLWDEVRDGERPVHDYIDTVTAHLAAITHSSGLLTQMRQLDTAVSAYLPPQQREEMHARLADRFLELLDTVDEGADQAFQFVQGFVKHATTPVQLDRLRVWLRPETEKVHGIAIDTDLSWDILVALSAHDAADEAAIEAMSRKDPSATGVRRAATARASRPTTDAKSWAFTRLVDDADLPNSELGALALGFAAGLQTDSGDDIAAAPPLRPFADEYFARVAGWWETRTLEMAQTMTLRLFPSVSSATVEATRRWLDEHPSAPKGLLRLMRENLADAERSLRVQQVSSASKGSLNLDR, from the coding sequence GTGCCGCAATACAACCTCACCCGCGAAGAAGCCCGCGAGCGTTCCGCCATCGTGGACGTCACGAGCTATGATCACACCCTGATCCTCACGGGAGTCGGTGAGAGCTTCCGCGTCCGCTCGCGAATCCGCTTCACCGCGGTGCCGCATTCTTCGACGTTCATCGACGCCATCACGGCCGATGTCGATCGTGTGCGCCTCAACGACGTCGACCTCGACCTCGCCGAGGTGGTCGGACCGGCCCGCATCGAACTGCCGGGTCTGGCGGCCGAGAACGAACTCATCGTCGATGCCCGCTTCTTCTATATGAACACCGGTGAGGGTCTGCACCGCTTCGTCGACCCGGTCGACGACGAGATCTACCTCTACTCCCAGTTCGAGGTCCCCGATGCTCGTCGCGTCTTCCCCGTCTTCGAGCAGCCGGACATCAAATCCCCCTTCTCCTTCACCGTCGTCGCGCCCGAGAAGTGGACCGTCGTCTCGAACTCGCCGACTCCGACGCCCGGCGATCCGAAGGAGACCTTCACCGAGCTTCAGGAAGAGCCCATCGACGGCATGGCCGTGTGGCAGTTCGCGCCGACGACGCCGATCTCCTCCTATATCACCGCCGTCATCGCCGGTCCCTATCGGTCCGTGCATTCGACGCTGACGTCCTCGGACGGCTCGATCGTGCCTTTGGGCCTGTACTGCCGGGCATCGCTGCTCGAGCATCTCGATTCCGACAAGCTGTTTCGCATCACGAAGGCGGGCTTCGAGTTCTTCGAACGGGAGTTCGGAGTCTCCTACCCGTTCGAGAAGTACGACCAGCTCTTCGTCCCCGAGTTCAATGCCGGAGCGATGGAGAACGCCGGTGCCGTGACGATCCTCGAGAACTATGTGTTCCGATCGCGCCCGACCGAGGCTCTGGTCGAACGGCGCACTGTGACCATCCTCCACGAACTCGCCCACATGTGGTTCGGCGACCTGGTGACCATGCGCTGGTGGAACGACCTGTGGCTCAATGAGTCCTTCGCGGAGTTCATGTCGACGCTGGCCACCGCCGAAGCGACGGAGTTCGCCGACGCCTGGACCACGTTCGCCACGATCGAGAAGTCCTGGGCGTACCGGCAGGACCAGTTGCCGAGCACCCACCCGATCGTGGCGCCGATTGAGGACCTCGCCGATGTCGAGGTGAACTTCGACGGCATCACCTACGCCAAGGGCGCCTCGGTGCTCAAGCAGCTCGTGGCCTGGGTCGGGCGGGACGAGTTCTTCGCCGGGCTGAAGGCCTACTTCGACAAACACGCGTGGGCGAACACTGAGCTGTCCGACCTCCTCGACGAACTCGAAGCCACCTCGGGGCGGGATCTGGCCCGCTGGTCGCAGCTGTGGCTCGAGGAGTCCGGCGTCAACCTGCTCGAAGCCGTGGTCGAGACCGAGTCCGACGCCGCGGCAGGTGCAGCCGGTGAGATCATCACGAGTCTGCGGGTCACGCAGCGTCCCTGGGAGATCGACGGTCAGCCCATCCCGTCGCTGCGACCACACCGTCTGGCCGTCGGCTTCTATTCCGAATCCGAGACCGGTCGCCTGGTGCGGACCCACTCGTTCTCCCTCGACATCGATGCGGACTCCGCCGAGGTGTCCGAGGCCGAGGGTCTGCCCCGACCGGATGTCATCGTCGTCAATGACGCCGATCTCAGCTACGCGAAGGTCCGCTTCGACGACCGCAGCATGGACACCGCTGCCACGCGCCTGAGCGACTTCGACGATTCGCTCACGCAGCTGCTCGTCCTCGCCACCCTCTGGGACGAGGTTCGAGACGGCGAACGGCCAGTCCATGACTACATCGACACCGTCACCGCTCATCTGGCAGCGATCACGCACTCGTCGGGTCTGCTCACGCAGATGCGTCAGCTCGACACCGCGGTCTCCGCCTACCTGCCCCCGCAGCAGCGCGAGGAGATGCATGCTCGGCTGGCCGACCGCTTCCTCGAGCTGCTCGACACCGTGGACGAAGGCGCCGACCAGGCGTTCCAGTTCGTCCAGGGCTTCGTCAAACACGCGACCACGCCGGTTCAGCTCGACCGGCTGCGGGTTTGGCTGCGGCCCGAGACTGAGAAGGTCCACGGAATCGCCATCGACACGGACCTGTCCTGGGACATCCTCGTTGCGCTGAGCGCCCACGACGCTGCCGATGAGGCCGCCATCGAAGCGATGAGCCGCAAGGATCCCAGTGCCACCGGTGTTCGCCGTGCCGCGACCGCTCGTGCGTCCCGACCGACGACGGACGCAAAATCGTGGGCGTTCACCCGCCTCGTCGACGACGCGGATCTGCCGAACTCGGAACTCGGTGCCCTGGCTCTCGGATTCGCCGCGGGTCTGCAGACGGACTCGGGAGACGACATCGCCGCGGCGCCTCCGCTGCGCCCCTTCGCCGATGAGTACTTCGCACGCGTGGCCGGCTGGTGGGAGACTCGCACCCTGGAGATGGCGCAGACGATGACTCTGCGCCTGTTCCCTTCGGTGAGTTCCGCCACAGTCGAGGCCACCCGACGCTGGCTCGATGAGCACCCGTCTGCGCCAAAGGGCCTGCTGAGGCTGATGCGGGAGAATCTCGCCGATGCCGAACGGTCGCTGCGGGTTCAGCAGGTGTCCAGCGCTTCCAAGGGATCATTGAACCTCGACCGCTAG
- a CDS encoding DsbA family protein produces MSKETLDLWFDTACPWAWMTSRWGLEVAKVRDVEVKFHPMSLNFLNRDKDIPDDYRALMDRALAPMRIVTAAIAEHGEEIAEPLYTAIGTRIHPGGEQDFEKAVSEALAEVGLPAELMKYGETDDYDQALRASHDEALALVGDDVGTPICRVAGTAFFGPVVTPAPKGEDAGRLFDGVLAVASTPGFFELKRTRDQGPNFD; encoded by the coding sequence GTGAGCAAGGAAACACTTGATCTGTGGTTCGATACGGCCTGCCCGTGGGCGTGGATGACCTCCCGTTGGGGCCTCGAAGTGGCCAAGGTGCGCGACGTCGAGGTGAAGTTCCACCCGATGAGCCTGAACTTCCTCAACCGTGACAAGGACATCCCTGACGACTACCGCGCGCTGATGGACCGGGCACTGGCTCCCATGCGCATCGTCACCGCTGCGATCGCCGAGCACGGCGAAGAGATCGCCGAACCGCTCTACACCGCGATCGGCACCCGCATCCACCCGGGGGGAGAGCAGGACTTCGAGAAGGCAGTCTCAGAAGCCCTCGCCGAGGTGGGTCTGCCGGCCGAGCTCATGAAGTACGGAGAGACCGACGACTACGACCAGGCGCTCCGGGCCTCCCATGATGAGGCCCTGGCTCTGGTCGGCGATGACGTCGGCACCCCGATCTGCCGAGTCGCGGGCACCGCATTCTTCGGACCTGTCGTGACCCCGGCCCCGAAGGGCGAAGATGCAGGCCGACTCTTCGACGGCGTGCTCGCCGTCGCGTCGACTCCCGGGTTCTTCGAACTCAAGCGCACCCGCGACCAGGGCCCGAACTTCGACTGA
- a CDS encoding ribose-5-phosphate isomerase, whose translation MKVHLGTDHAGFEFKEVLKAHLSEAGYEVVDHGALEFDALDDYPAFCIAAAQAVVDDQSAGVDALGVVIGGSGNGEQMAANLVKGARTALAWNPEISKLARQHNNAQIVAVGARQHPEAEAIAIVDAFLAEPFSGDERHERRIRIMGDYEEQGAQAL comes from the coding sequence ATGAAGGTTCACCTCGGCACCGACCACGCCGGATTCGAATTCAAAGAGGTCCTCAAGGCCCATCTCAGCGAGGCAGGATATGAGGTCGTCGATCACGGCGCACTCGAATTCGATGCGCTCGATGACTACCCGGCGTTCTGCATCGCCGCGGCCCAGGCCGTCGTCGATGATCAGTCCGCGGGCGTCGACGCGCTCGGCGTCGTCATCGGCGGTTCGGGCAACGGCGAGCAGATGGCGGCGAACCTCGTCAAGGGCGCACGGACCGCTCTGGCCTGGAACCCGGAGATCTCGAAACTGGCCCGTCAGCACAACAATGCTCAGATCGTCGCCGTCGGTGCTCGCCAGCACCCCGAGGCCGAGGCGATCGCCATCGTCGACGCGTTCCTCGCAGAGCCGTTCTCCGGCGATGAGCGTCACGAGCGCCGCATCAGGATCATGGGCGACTACGAAGAGCAGGGCGCCCAGGCGCTGTGA
- a CDS encoding alcohol dehydrogenase catalytic domain-containing protein, with the protein MKIRGAVLREMERPRPFADSQPMTIEDLELDEPGPGEVLIRMSAAGVCHSDLSVVDGNRPRPLPILLGHEGAGIVEKLGEGVDDLEIGQQVVTVFLPRCGECANCRTDGKLPCTPGSATNGAGTLPFDGHKVRLHDESGAEVLHHLGASVFATHAVLNRASVVPVDDDVPAPIAAVLGCAVLTGGGAVLNAGRPGPDDEVMIVGLGGVGMAALITALSIETAGVIGVDANPDKLVRAKELGAAEVFTPEQLGDRRAPIVIECVGHPRAFETAFSATAVGGTTVTVGLPAPDAQSHFTPVTLTAEARTVIGSYLGSAVPSRDIPVYADLWRAGKLPVEELISDTIGLQDLNSAFDALSDGKVVRQVIDFDA; encoded by the coding sequence GTGAAGATCAGAGGTGCGGTGCTGCGTGAGATGGAACGGCCGCGTCCGTTCGCCGACTCTCAGCCGATGACGATCGAAGATCTCGAACTCGACGAGCCAGGACCCGGCGAGGTGCTCATCAGGATGAGCGCCGCCGGAGTCTGCCATTCGGATCTGTCAGTCGTCGACGGCAACCGGCCTCGTCCGCTGCCGATCCTGCTCGGGCACGAAGGCGCCGGAATCGTCGAAAAGCTCGGCGAGGGTGTCGACGACCTCGAGATCGGCCAACAGGTCGTCACTGTGTTCCTGCCGCGGTGCGGCGAATGCGCGAACTGCCGCACCGACGGCAAGCTCCCGTGCACGCCCGGCAGCGCCACGAACGGGGCCGGGACCCTGCCGTTCGACGGACACAAGGTGCGTCTGCACGATGAGTCCGGCGCCGAGGTGCTCCACCACCTCGGGGCGTCCGTGTTCGCCACTCACGCGGTGCTCAACCGTGCCTCTGTCGTCCCCGTCGACGATGACGTCCCCGCGCCGATCGCCGCTGTGCTCGGCTGCGCGGTGCTCACCGGCGGGGGAGCGGTCCTCAACGCGGGCCGGCCCGGACCCGATGACGAAGTGATGATCGTCGGCCTCGGCGGTGTCGGCATGGCAGCGCTCATCACGGCTCTGTCGATCGAGACCGCTGGCGTCATCGGCGTCGACGCGAACCCCGACAAGCTCGTGCGGGCGAAGGAACTCGGTGCCGCAGAGGTCTTCACGCCAGAACAGCTCGGCGACCGCAGGGCCCCGATCGTCATCGAATGCGTCGGGCATCCACGCGCCTTCGAGACCGCATTCAGCGCCACCGCCGTCGGCGGGACGACGGTGACTGTGGGGCTGCCTGCTCCGGACGCACAGTCCCACTTCACTCCCGTCACTCTCACCGCCGAGGCCCGCACCGTCATCGGGTCGTACCTCGGCTCGGCCGTGCCGAGCCGAGACATCCCTGTCTATGCGGATCTGTGGCGGGCGGGGAAGCTGCCGGTCGAGGAGCTCATCTCAGACACGATCGGGCTGCAGGACCTGAATTCGGCCTTCGACGCTCTCTCCGACGGAAAGGTCGTCCGACAGGTCATCGATTTCGACGCCTGA
- the tig gene encoding trigger factor — MKSSVEQLDPTRVKISVEVPYAELKPSVDEAYKTIGAQVTVPGFRKGKVPTRIIDQRIGRPAVIQEAINNGLDDFYRSAVEENELKPMGQPEVEISEVPGLDGTEDGDLGFTVEVDVRPEIELPAYDSITVEVDPIEVTDADVDAELEQLRTRFGTLVAVERPAAKDDFVTLDLVATIDDEEIDTASDISYQVGAGTMLEGMDEALDGLSAGETTTFETTFAGGEHAGEKGIVKITLGAVKERELPEADDDFAQLASEFDTIAELREDLREQAGKQKETDQGVQARDKVLEHLMETLEVPVPAKIVTEEVERHLESENRVDDDEHRKEVTEETERNLRTQFILDAVSEAENVEVSQPELIEYLISASQQYGMNPNEFAQMLDSSGQVNALVGEVSRRKALAAVLAGATVKDTAGNVVDMEAFTSAGDDEDSAEAETAEAADDAPAEDAEEN; from the coding sequence GTGAAGAGCTCCGTCGAGCAACTCGACCCCACCCGGGTCAAGATCAGCGTGGAAGTCCCTTACGCCGAACTCAAACCGAGCGTCGACGAGGCATACAAGACCATCGGTGCCCAGGTCACCGTTCCCGGCTTCCGCAAGGGCAAGGTCCCCACGCGCATCATCGATCAGCGGATCGGCCGTCCGGCAGTGATCCAGGAGGCCATCAACAACGGCCTCGACGACTTCTACCGCAGCGCTGTGGAAGAGAACGAACTCAAGCCGATGGGCCAGCCCGAGGTCGAGATCTCCGAGGTCCCCGGCCTCGACGGCACCGAAGACGGTGACCTGGGCTTCACGGTCGAGGTCGACGTCCGCCCCGAGATCGAACTGCCCGCCTACGACTCCATCACCGTCGAGGTCGACCCCATCGAGGTCACCGACGCAGACGTGGATGCCGAGCTCGAGCAGCTGCGCACTCGCTTCGGCACCCTCGTCGCCGTGGAACGTCCTGCCGCCAAGGACGACTTCGTCACTCTCGACCTCGTCGCCACGATCGACGACGAAGAGATCGACACCGCCTCCGACATCTCCTACCAGGTCGGCGCAGGCACGATGCTCGAAGGCATGGACGAGGCCCTCGACGGCCTCTCCGCCGGTGAGACGACCACCTTCGAAACCACATTCGCAGGCGGAGAGCACGCCGGTGAAAAGGGCATCGTGAAGATCACCCTGGGCGCGGTCAAGGAACGCGAACTGCCCGAGGCTGACGACGACTTCGCTCAGCTGGCCAGCGAATTCGACACGATCGCCGAACTGCGCGAGGACCTGCGCGAGCAGGCCGGCAAGCAGAAGGAGACCGACCAGGGCGTCCAGGCCCGCGACAAGGTGCTCGAGCACCTCATGGAGACCCTCGAGGTTCCCGTCCCGGCCAAGATCGTCACCGAGGAGGTCGAACGCCACCTCGAGTCCGAGAACCGGGTCGACGATGACGAACACCGCAAGGAGGTCACCGAGGAGACCGAGCGCAACCTGCGCACCCAGTTCATCCTCGATGCCGTCTCCGAAGCCGAGAACGTCGAGGTCAGCCAGCCCGAGCTCATCGAGTACCTGATCTCCGCTTCGCAGCAGTACGGCATGAACCCGAACGAGTTCGCGCAGATGCTCGACAGCTCGGGACAGGTCAACGCTCTGGTCGGAGAGGTCTCGCGCCGCAAGGCCCTGGCCGCCGTCCTCGCCGGTGCCACGGTCAAGGACACCGCAGGCAACGTCGTCGACATGGAGGCCTTCACCTCCGCCGGAGACGACGAGGACTCAGCTGAGGCCGAGACTGCGGAAGCCGCAGACGACGCACCTGCAGAGGACGCCGAGGAGAACTGA
- a CDS encoding ATP-dependent Clp protease proteolytic subunit, protein MTAPVGLDAGGGMGLDDHIFNRLLKERIIWLGSEVRDDNANAICAQMMLLAAEDPEADISLYINSPGGSVTAGMAIYDTMQYIKPDVSTVAMGMAASMGQFLLSSGTPGKRYATPHARILMHQPLGGIGGTATDIKIQAELILHMKKQMAELTAEQTGKSLEQILKDNDRDHWFTAEEALEYGFIDKMVTRASDVENN, encoded by the coding sequence ATGACAGCTCCCGTCGGCCTCGACGCCGGTGGGGGAATGGGCCTGGACGACCATATCTTCAATCGTCTTCTCAAGGAGCGCATCATCTGGCTCGGTTCAGAGGTGCGCGACGACAACGCCAACGCCATCTGTGCGCAGATGATGCTGTTGGCCGCTGAGGATCCGGAAGCGGACATCTCGCTCTACATCAACTCGCCCGGCGGATCCGTCACCGCAGGCATGGCCATCTACGACACCATGCAGTACATCAAGCCCGACGTCTCGACCGTGGCCATGGGCATGGCCGCCTCGATGGGACAGTTCCTGCTGTCCTCGGGAACCCCGGGCAAGCGCTACGCGACCCCGCATGCGCGCATCCTCATGCACCAGCCCCTGGGCGGAATCGGCGGAACGGCCACGGACATCAAGATCCAGGCCGAGCTGATCCTGCACATGAAGAAGCAGATGGCCGAGCTGACCGCCGAACAGACCGGCAAGTCGCTCGAGCAGATTCTCAAAGACAACGACCGCGACCACTGGTTCACTGCCGAAGAGGCCCTGGAATACGGCTTCATCGACAAGATGGTCACCCGCGCGTCCGACGTCGAGAACAACTGA
- a CDS encoding ATP-dependent Clp protease proteolytic subunit gives MNFMPGSTASNMPQSRYVMPQFEERTPYGFKRQDPYTKLFDDRVVFLGAQVDDTSADDVMAQLLVLESQDPDRDITLYINSPGGSFTAMTAIYDTMQYIKPEIQTVCLGQAASAAAVLLAAGTPGKRLALPNARVLIHQPAMQGQGQGQASDLEIQAAEVLRMREWLEATLAKHSNKEASQVSNDIERDLFLTAEQAKDYGLVDQVLSSRKNAN, from the coding sequence ATGAACTTTATGCCGGGTTCGACGGCGTCGAATATGCCCCAGTCGCGGTACGTCATGCCGCAGTTCGAAGAGCGTACGCCCTATGGCTTCAAGCGCCAGGATCCGTACACCAAGCTCTTCGACGACCGCGTGGTCTTCCTCGGCGCGCAGGTCGATGACACCAGCGCCGACGATGTCATGGCGCAGCTGCTGGTCCTCGAATCGCAGGATCCCGACCGCGACATCACCCTCTACATCAACTCGCCCGGTGGCTCGTTCACCGCGATGACGGCGATCTACGACACGATGCAGTACATCAAGCCGGAGATCCAGACCGTCTGCCTCGGCCAGGCCGCTTCGGCTGCGGCCGTGCTGCTGGCGGCAGGAACTCCGGGCAAGCGCCTGGCGCTGCCGAACGCGCGTGTGCTCATCCACCAGCCCGCGATGCAGGGACAGGGACAGGGGCAGGCCTCCGACCTGGAGATCCAGGCCGCTGAGGTGCTGCGGATGCGCGAATGGCTCGAGGCGACCCTGGCCAAGCACTCGAACAAGGAGGCCTCGCAGGTCTCGAACGACATCGAACGCGACCTCTTCCTCACGGCTGAACAGGCCAAGGACTACGGTCTCGTCGACCAGGTGCTCTCCTCGCGCAAGAACGCGAACTGA